From a single Acidobacteriota bacterium genomic region:
- a CDS encoding FecR domain-containing protein, translating into MTRFAKIFFAAFALLALASIAANAQHLISTKAGFVNRAEGKVFILRADSLDGEKGRASLGTQMRDGDRIFTEAGSFAEVLLSPGSYLRMNENSEIRAISTSLTQIRFEVVKGAAIAEVATATEQVSTINKNSPLEIVTPHGTVSIAKDGLYRLDLVETNTLVQVRQGELYIGDRDQFLANKAMKIKRGNAVKLIGGPVSKSDIAKVNKDVSDGFDAWSFNRANTLMAANVSALRRSRTMNSLAYGWIYDSFYNCYTFIPGRGMWYSPYGFGFFNSYSGLLYYWPYGYYPYYGNPYGSGYGGGGGGSVNLPSRVIAGNDRAPIQRQIEGRRIDTGSAFGADRGSADFGSRSIATPSTSSSISTISSSAPTRSEAPAASSGGRAAPPTRP; encoded by the coding sequence ATGACAAGATTCGCCAAAATTTTCTTTGCCGCGTTCGCGCTGCTTGCTCTGGCATCAATTGCAGCCAACGCGCAACATCTGATTTCCACCAAGGCAGGCTTTGTCAATCGCGCGGAAGGCAAGGTTTTCATCTTGCGCGCCGATAGCCTGGATGGAGAAAAAGGACGCGCTTCGCTCGGCACACAAATGCGTGATGGCGACCGGATTTTCACCGAAGCCGGTAGTTTTGCCGAAGTGCTGCTCAGTCCGGGATCGTACCTGCGCATGAATGAAAACAGTGAAATACGCGCCATAAGCACTTCACTGACGCAGATTCGTTTTGAGGTCGTGAAAGGAGCCGCGATTGCCGAAGTGGCTACCGCCACGGAGCAAGTTTCGACTATCAATAAAAATTCGCCGCTGGAAATTGTCACGCCGCACGGAACGGTTTCCATTGCCAAAGACGGTTTGTACCGCTTGGATCTGGTAGAAACCAATACTCTGGTTCAAGTCCGCCAAGGCGAGTTGTACATTGGCGACCGCGATCAGTTTCTGGCCAACAAAGCGATGAAGATCAAACGCGGTAACGCCGTCAAATTGATCGGTGGCCCGGTCAGCAAATCCGACATTGCCAAAGTCAACAAGGACGTTTCGGACGGATTCGATGCCTGGAGCTTCAACCGTGCCAACACGTTGATGGCGGCCAATGTTTCGGCCCTGCGCCGTTCGCGGACGATGAATTCATTAGCCTACGGCTGGATTTACGACTCCTTCTATAACTGCTACACGTTCATTCCTGGCCGTGGGATGTGGTATTCACCCTACGGCTTTGGCTTTTTCAATTCGTATAGCGGGTTGCTGTATTACTGGCCGTACGGGTATTACCCGTATTACGGGAATCCATACGGTAGCGGGTATGGAGGTGGCGGCGGTGGCAGTGTGAACTTGCCGAGTCGCGTGATTGCCGGAAACGACCGCGCGCCGATTCAACGCCAGATCGAAGGCCGTCGGATTGATACAGGATCGGCGTTTGGCGCCGACCGAGGCAGCGCCGATTTTGGCTCTCGATCCATTGCCACGCCGAGTACTTCTTCCTCGATCAGCACGATTTCTTCCTCCGCGCCAACGCGCAGTGAAGCTCCGGCTGCCAGCAGTGGTGGTCGTGCGGCTCCGCCGACCCGGCCATAA
- the ndk gene encoding nucleoside-diphosphate kinase translates to MSDAPKMTFAMIKPDAVRAGNIGNIIQRITDNGFKIRAMKLVHMSKPVAEGFYAVHKERPFFGELVEFMTSGPTVVLALEKENAVQAWRDLMGPTDSTKAPKGTIRGDFGTTMGENASHGSDSPENAMIELSYFFNATEFC, encoded by the coding sequence ATGTCAGATGCACCCAAAATGACTTTTGCGATGATCAAACCCGACGCCGTTCGCGCGGGCAACATCGGCAACATCATTCAGCGAATCACCGACAACGGATTCAAAATCCGCGCCATGAAACTGGTTCACATGTCCAAACCTGTCGCCGAAGGTTTTTACGCCGTTCACAAAGAGCGCCCGTTTTTCGGCGAACTGGTTGAGTTTATGACCAGCGGCCCGACCGTTGTGTTGGCGCTGGAAAAGGAAAATGCCGTCCAGGCCTGGCGCGATTTGATGGGGCCGACCGATTCCACCAAAGCGCCGAAAGGCACGATTCGCGGCGATTTCGGAACCACAATGGGCGAAAACGCGTCGCACGGTTCGGATTCGCCGGAAAATGCGATGATCGAGTTGAGCTACTTTTTCAACGCCACCGAATTCTGCTAA
- a CDS encoding DUF5107 domain-containing protein has product MKRPTLLSLLLIVILGFSGLAFAQSSAARVWEAPLTIPTYELGAPNPNPPLFDAGRGRRPVYPYPMLDTLTNKRVDKSYNAVYLENEYLRVMVLPELGGKLYAIYDKTAGRDVLYTNHVVKYAMVGIRGAWTSGGIEWNFPDGHTLTTVSPVDYVTRMEEDGSACVVVGDTERVQRMQWAVAIRLRPGRKFVETEITLNNRREVPGRYWFWATAAAKATDDMRFVYPMREAYPHAFWPVFSFPKYNGVDLSRYADVTNALSLFARDSHRDFFGIYYEKSDWGIVHVADRHELPGKKTWTWGTDDAGQIWVEKLTDNDGQYVEFQAGRFETQMEHEFIAPHRVEHFTEYWFPLDKLGGEFHKVTKDAALRAVVVGSEARINVNVSAKFDDAELLVAVGDGSNRPIESRRVNLLPTTPFSTTVNLPSPMAVVVRVRAKDGRELVHYYTNNADPDGNGDFKPATHPIADNSPPSAEKAYLEGLAADKKSNELAARAAYNEALKLDPGYAPAHIALGLSFYRTGEYDRAAEYLEAALRRNRDAGDAHYYLALVRRAQNRIGEAIEELMWCVRSGHRESVARYILGEIHLASDSIGQALDNLTQAVRLDPRDLKARTLLAMAERIAGKYDVAQARIDEVVREMPTDYLALHEQYRIYQRRNKQEDAERVRRELVRLLRRDPDSYLELTFDYVAVGQLIQAKLLFQLAQTPSPTGTTFDVSHPLICYTAAYLLRNTEIDSDLRTLLRSCGAGDPAYTFPHRLEEITVLQFALKANPEDGRAAYYLGNALASKLRFKEALDAWRIAVQFDSNNAVAHRNYAQALVQVEGKKEEAVAEFERAIALAPDDHHLYVELDQLLAGMKQTDRRIKMLEGAPEKARTRPALLQSLAAAYIDAGRLTDAIRLLEQNTFVSGEGEGNALGIYRRANLALARQHQQAGRHAEAAAAFIKATEFPRNFGVGRPGAQSQAREYVAAAREFELAGKRDEAEKWWRRAADEALNSPTEPGEPWSEHYYFKAVALDHVGRKDEARALYERLARLNDDAQMLAAEPSPPRGAIRFLLAGLGLKALGRTDAARSAFQRALQIDPANERARIELE; this is encoded by the coding sequence ATGAAAAGACCGACGCTTCTTTCCCTGTTGCTCATCGTCATCCTTGGTTTTTCTGGCCTGGCTTTCGCACAAAGCTCTGCGGCTCGCGTGTGGGAAGCGCCGCTGACGATTCCGACGTACGAGCTTGGCGCGCCGAATCCGAATCCGCCGCTATTTGACGCCGGGCGCGGACGCAGACCGGTGTATCCCTACCCGATGCTGGACACGCTGACGAACAAACGCGTGGACAAAAGCTACAACGCCGTGTACCTGGAAAACGAATACCTGCGGGTGATGGTGCTGCCGGAATTGGGCGGAAAACTTTACGCGATTTACGACAAAACTGCCGGACGCGATGTGTTGTACACCAACCACGTCGTCAAATACGCGATGGTGGGAATTCGCGGCGCTTGGACCAGCGGCGGCATTGAATGGAATTTTCCCGATGGGCACACGCTGACCACCGTTTCGCCCGTGGATTATGTGACGCGAATGGAGGAAGACGGCAGCGCCTGTGTTGTCGTCGGCGACACCGAACGCGTACAGCGCATGCAATGGGCGGTCGCGATCCGATTGCGTCCGGGCCGCAAATTCGTCGAAACCGAGATCACGCTCAATAATCGCCGCGAAGTTCCCGGACGATACTGGTTTTGGGCGACGGCGGCGGCAAAAGCGACCGACGATATGCGGTTTGTCTATCCGATGCGCGAAGCCTATCCGCACGCGTTTTGGCCTGTGTTCAGCTTTCCGAAATACAATGGCGTTGACCTCAGCCGATATGCCGACGTAACCAATGCGCTCTCGCTGTTTGCGCGCGATTCGCATCGTGACTTCTTCGGCATTTACTACGAAAAATCCGATTGGGGAATTGTCCACGTCGCCGACCGCCATGAACTGCCGGGCAAGAAAACCTGGACGTGGGGAACCGATGACGCTGGGCAAATTTGGGTTGAAAAGCTGACAGACAACGACGGTCAATACGTTGAATTCCAAGCCGGGCGGTTTGAAACGCAGATGGAGCACGAATTCATCGCGCCGCATCGCGTAGAGCATTTCACTGAATACTGGTTTCCGCTGGACAAACTCGGCGGCGAATTCCACAAAGTGACCAAAGACGCCGCCTTGCGCGCGGTCGTTGTCGGAAGCGAAGCGCGCATCAACGTCAACGTCAGCGCCAAATTTGATGACGCGGAACTGCTGGTCGCCGTCGGGGATGGAAGCAACCGACCGATTGAATCCAGGCGAGTCAATCTGTTGCCCACGACGCCGTTTTCAACGACAGTGAATCTGCCTTCGCCAATGGCAGTGGTTGTCAGAGTCCGTGCGAAAGACGGCCGCGAATTGGTTCATTACTACACCAACAACGCCGACCCGGACGGAAATGGAGACTTCAAACCGGCAACGCACCCCATTGCCGACAACTCGCCGCCAAGCGCCGAAAAAGCTTATCTGGAAGGTTTGGCCGCGGATAAGAAAAGCAATGAACTCGCGGCCCGAGCCGCTTACAACGAAGCCTTGAAGCTCGATCCGGGCTACGCGCCTGCGCACATCGCCTTGGGATTGTCGTTTTACCGCACGGGTGAATACGACCGCGCGGCGGAGTATTTGGAAGCGGCGTTGCGCCGCAACCGCGATGCAGGCGATGCGCATTATTACCTCGCGCTGGTGCGACGCGCGCAGAATCGCATCGGCGAAGCCATTGAAGAATTGATGTGGTGCGTGCGCTCCGGCCACCGGGAATCCGTCGCGCGCTACATCCTCGGCGAAATCCATCTTGCTTCTGACAGCATTGGCCAAGCGCTGGACAATCTGACGCAAGCTGTGCGGCTCGACCCGCGCGATCTGAAGGCGCGTACATTGCTGGCAATGGCCGAACGAATTGCTGGAAAGTACGACGTGGCGCAGGCGCGGATTGACGAAGTTGTACGGGAGATGCCAACTGATTATCTGGCTTTGCACGAACAGTACCGGATTTATCAAAGGCGCAATAAGCAGGAAGACGCCGAACGGGTGAGAAGGGAGTTGGTCAGATTGCTGCGGCGCGATCCGGATTCCTATCTGGAGCTGACTTTTGATTACGTCGCGGTCGGCCAGTTGATACAGGCAAAGCTCCTTTTTCAGCTCGCGCAAACGCCATCACCAACAGGAACTACGTTTGATGTTTCCCATCCGCTGATTTGCTACACAGCGGCGTATCTGTTGCGCAACACTGAAATAGACTCTGATCTGCGTACGCTCCTTCGCAGTTGTGGAGCGGGAGATCCGGCCTATACATTCCCGCACCGCCTTGAAGAGATTACTGTCTTGCAGTTCGCGCTCAAGGCCAACCCTGAAGATGGACGCGCGGCTTATTATCTCGGCAACGCTCTTGCCTCAAAGCTGCGGTTCAAAGAAGCGTTAGACGCTTGGCGCATCGCTGTGCAGTTTGATTCAAATAATGCCGTCGCGCATCGCAACTACGCGCAGGCGCTTGTGCAGGTGGAAGGAAAAAAAGAAGAAGCTGTCGCTGAGTTTGAGCGTGCCATTGCACTAGCGCCGGACGACCATCATTTGTATGTCGAACTCGATCAGTTATTGGCAGGGATGAAACAGACCGACCGACGCATCAAGATGCTGGAAGGCGCTCCGGAAAAAGCGCGCACTCGTCCGGCGCTATTACAATCACTGGCGGCGGCCTACATTGACGCGGGGCGCCTGACGGATGCGATTCGATTGTTGGAACAGAACACTTTCGTTTCCGGTGAAGGCGAAGGAAATGCGCTCGGCATTTACCGGCGCGCGAATTTGGCGCTGGCTCGACAGCATCAACAAGCCGGACGGCACGCCGAAGCTGCCGCCGCATTCATCAAAGCCACGGAATTCCCGCGCAACTTCGGCGTCGGTCGTCCGGGCGCGCAATCGCAAGCGCGTGAGTATGTTGCAGCGGCGCGCGAATTCGAGTTGGCCGGAAAGCGCGACGAAGCCGAAAAGTGGTGGCGACGCGCCGCCGACGAAGCTCTGAATTCGCCGACGGAACCCGGCGAGCCGTGGTCAGAGCATTACTATTTCAAAGCCGTCGCGCTGGATCACGTTGGCCGCAAAGATGAAGCACGAGCGTTGTATGAACGGCTAGCGCGACTGAATGACGACGCGCAAATGCTGGCCGCCGAACCGTCTCCGCCGCGCGGCGCGATTCGGTTTTTGCTGGCTGGATTAGGATTGAAAGCGCTGGGAAGAACCGACGCGGCCCGTTCCGCGTTTCAGCGTGCATTGCAAATTGATCCGGCGAACGAACGCGCTCGGATTGAGTTGGAGTAG
- a CDS encoding DUF2905 domain-containing protein — protein MNGSAQLGRLLIFCGAILIVIGVLFLLGDKLSWLRLGRLPGDFSWTNSNGTVRIYFPLMTGLLLSVLLSLIFWLLRR, from the coding sequence ATGAATGGCAGCGCACAACTTGGCCGCCTATTGATCTTTTGCGGCGCTATCTTGATCGTCATCGGCGTGCTGTTTCTGTTGGGCGATAAATTGTCCTGGTTGCGATTGGGGCGTTTGCCGGGCGATTTCAGTTGGACGAACAGCAACGGAACGGTGCGCATTTATTTTCCGCTGATGACAGGATTACTGTTGAGTGTACTGCTGTCGTTGATCTTTTGGTTATTGCGAAGGTGA
- a CDS encoding ABC transporter ATP-binding protein — translation MSILESRHVTREYRMKAETVRALSDVSVTVERGEFVAVLGSSGSGKSTLLNLFGGLDRPTGGEILFDGRSLEPLSSWEMSRYRLRSVGMIFQSFNLIPTMTARENVSLALAFAGLSKNDRRRRSLELLDRVGLSQRADHLPSELSGGEQQRVSIARAIANEPQVLLADEPTGNLDSNRAAEVIDLLDEMRRRDGKTIVLVTHDHELANRYASHIVRLKDGKVVEN, via the coding sequence ATGTCCATCCTTGAATCTCGCCATGTGACACGCGAATACCGCATGAAGGCGGAAACGGTTCGCGCGTTGTCCGATGTTTCGGTCACCGTGGAGCGCGGCGAATTCGTTGCTGTGTTAGGTTCCAGCGGTTCCGGCAAATCCACCTTGCTCAATTTGTTTGGCGGATTAGATCGCCCGACCGGAGGCGAAATTTTGTTTGACGGTCGAAGCCTTGAGCCGTTGTCTTCCTGGGAAATGTCGCGCTACAGACTGCGCAGCGTCGGAATGATTTTCCAGAGCTTCAATCTGATTCCGACGATGACCGCGCGCGAAAACGTGTCGCTGGCATTGGCGTTCGCGGGATTGAGTAAAAACGACCGGCGGCGGCGTTCGCTGGAATTGCTTGATCGTGTCGGATTATCTCAGCGCGCGGATCATCTGCCTTCGGAGCTTTCTGGCGGGGAACAGCAGCGCGTCAGCATAGCGCGCGCCATTGCCAACGAACCGCAAGTTTTGCTGGCCGACGAACCAACCGGAAATCTGGACAGCAATCGCGCCGCCGAAGTCATAGACCTGTTGGATGAGATGCGACGTCGCGACGGCAAAACCATCGTTTTGGTGACGCACGACCACGAACTGGCCAACCGCTACGCCTCACACATTGTTCGCCTGAAAGACGGGAAGGTAGTGGAAAATTGA
- a CDS encoding ABC transporter permease, with protein sequence MNYSDIIALALRNLRQAKLRTALTAVGVVVGVAAIITMVSFGIGLQRNIIGQAFARLDAFTAITVIGADADDLLVLSEGRTALDKDEGEPDVDTATAADPKATPNREENGRRLTRPRKTLNDEAIAEIQHLDGVRFVAPIITFTGYTRFNDRTRFQVIAGATAGNDPRFKTFLAGQGFSSNDSDEVVLTENFLSAFTVEAFRRRRNIRGNPDGPFQSVPDKSDEQRQRDAQAVIGKEIELLSAPSGANSSGGSIFGIPLLNFGGSPPPAGEPDSSRFERHVFRIVGVLKNEGGVNFSPFGNANFYLPMDQAKRLRVANQSPMERMGETLMGQAEEETYRAVELRVADPGRIKPVTEKLTQLGFRAFSVTNQLEEIERIFLIINSSLALLGGIALLVASFGISNTMIMSIRERTREIGIMKAIGGSDGEIMRIFFVEASLIGLLGGTLGVIAGWGVDRIANALANKWITRQTGQAMRYVEFFSIPWYLWTGAILFAVIISLLAAIYPARSAAKVDPIKALRHE encoded by the coding sequence ATGAATTACTCTGACATCATCGCCCTGGCGCTGCGAAACTTGCGGCAAGCCAAATTGCGAACAGCGTTGACCGCCGTTGGCGTTGTGGTTGGCGTCGCCGCGATCATCACCATGGTCAGTTTCGGCATCGGATTGCAGCGAAACATTATCGGGCAGGCGTTTGCCCGACTGGATGCGTTTACGGCCATCACGGTTATCGGCGCAGACGCAGACGATCTGTTGGTTTTGAGCGAAGGGCGAACGGCTTTGGACAAAGACGAAGGCGAACCCGATGTAGATACAGCCACTGCTGCAGACCCGAAGGCGACGCCGAATCGTGAAGAAAACGGAAGACGGTTGACCCGTCCGCGCAAAACGCTGAACGACGAAGCGATTGCCGAGATTCAACACCTGGATGGAGTGCGCTTTGTTGCACCGATCATCACGTTTACAGGCTACACGCGGTTTAACGACCGAACGCGGTTTCAGGTGATCGCGGGCGCAACCGCAGGCAACGATCCGCGATTCAAAACCTTTCTGGCAGGACAGGGCTTTTCCAGCAATGACAGCGACGAAGTCGTATTGACCGAAAACTTCCTCAGTGCATTTACCGTGGAAGCTTTTCGCAGACGACGAAACATTCGTGGCAATCCCGACGGCCCGTTTCAGTCCGTACCCGACAAAAGCGATGAACAGCGCCAGCGCGACGCACAAGCCGTAATCGGCAAAGAAATTGAGTTGTTGTCAGCGCCGAGCGGTGCGAATTCATCCGGCGGAAGCATTTTTGGCATTCCACTGTTGAACTTCGGCGGCTCGCCGCCGCCCGCAGGCGAACCGGACAGCAGCCGCTTTGAACGGCATGTGTTCCGCATCGTTGGCGTGTTGAAAAATGAAGGCGGCGTCAACTTCAGCCCCTTCGGCAATGCCAATTTTTATCTGCCGATGGATCAGGCCAAACGATTGCGCGTTGCGAATCAATCGCCGATGGAACGCATGGGCGAAACGCTGATGGGGCAGGCTGAGGAAGAAACGTATCGCGCGGTGGAGCTTCGCGTCGCAGACCCCGGTCGCATCAAACCCGTCACGGAAAAACTGACGCAACTTGGCTTTCGTGCCTTTTCCGTTACCAATCAATTGGAAGAAATCGAACGCATTTTTCTGATCATCAATAGCAGCCTGGCCTTGCTCGGCGGGATCGCCTTGCTGGTGGCGTCATTCGGCATTTCAAACACAATGATTATGTCCATACGCGAACGCACGCGCGAAATCGGCATTATGAAAGCCATCGGCGGTTCGGACGGCGAAATCATGCGCATCTTTTTTGTCGAAGCCAGCTTGATCGGATTGCTGGGTGGAACCTTGGGCGTGATTGCGGGCTGGGGCGTTGATCGAATCGCCAACGCGCTGGCGAACAAATGGATCACGCGGCAAACCGGACAGGCCATGCGATACGTCGAGTTCTTTTCCATTCCCTGGTATTTGTGGACGGGGGCAATTCTGTTTGCTGTAATCATCAGCCTGCTGGCCGCGATTTATCCCGCCCGAAGCGCCGCCAAAGTTGATCCAATCAAAGCGCTGCGGCACGAGTAA
- a CDS encoding OsmC family protein, with protein MNEVRVKLNLNEGYRSVITAGNHTLIADEPASVGGRDEGPSPYDFLLSALGACTAMTLRMYIERKKLPITNVEVMLTFDRIHIDDCESCTAEEKEGKTEIQHISRLIYVTGEVTEEQRERLLYIAGRCPVHVTLHSNPHVEDVVIVREA; from the coding sequence ATGAATGAAGTTCGCGTCAAACTGAATCTGAATGAAGGCTATCGGTCAGTTATCACCGCTGGCAACCACACTTTAATCGCCGATGAACCGGCTTCCGTTGGCGGTCGAGACGAAGGTCCATCGCCGTATGATTTCTTGTTATCGGCACTGGGAGCTTGCACAGCAATGACGTTGCGGATGTACATCGAACGCAAAAAGCTGCCAATCACCAATGTCGAGGTGATGCTGACTTTCGACCGAATTCACATTGACGATTGTGAAAGCTGCACTGCCGAAGAAAAGGAAGGCAAAACGGAAATTCAACACATCAGCCGGCTGATTTATGTGACGGGCGAAGTAACTGAGGAACAGCGCGAACGGTTGCTGTACATCGCCGGTCGCTGCCCGGTTCACGTCACGCTGCACAGCAACCCACACGTGGAAGATGTTGTAATTGTCAGGGAAGCTTAA
- a CDS encoding aminotransferase class V-fold PLP-dependent enzyme: MNCHSLQLTPDEMRQLGYRVIDQIIEYYQTVAKKPVMHLSPRTELEARLREPLPEQPADITSLLDQLQRDVWSNIGNVIHPRFFAFIPSPSNFVSVMADALVSGFNPFAGNWLEASGPTQIELVTIDWLRQMCGLPETAGGLFVSGGSMANLTALVAAKQVKLDNRIENAVVYFSDQTHSSLEKALRILGFSRDQIRKLPSDEKFRLLLPELRQAVAADRANGRRPFCVIANAGTTNTGAVDPLNEIADFCAAENLWLHVDGAYGAAACLTERGKQLMAGIERADSLSLDPHKWLFQPFEIGCVVLRDPRMLKMAFHTMAEYLEDTKRAEEQEINFYDYGVQLTRGFRALKLWLSLKTFGAAAFRQAIEHGFELAEFAESLVRQTNCWEVISPATMGILTFRFVPHYQASEEEINELNRRIVEAQIEDGFAFANSTALRGRVVQRLCTINHRTTKDDVRATIEKLEQLGREVAHKFKTL, translated from the coding sequence ATGAACTGTCATTCGCTCCAACTTACCCCGGATGAAATGCGCCAACTCGGCTATCGAGTCATTGACCAGATCATCGAGTATTACCAAACCGTTGCCAAAAAACCGGTGATGCATTTGTCGCCGCGCACCGAACTCGAAGCCCGATTGCGCGAACCGCTGCCTGAACAACCTGCCGACATCACTTCCCTGCTCGACCAATTGCAACGCGATGTTTGGTCGAACATCGGCAACGTCATCCATCCGCGCTTTTTTGCATTCATCCCCAGCCCATCGAATTTCGTCAGCGTGATGGCCGATGCGCTCGTGTCCGGGTTCAATCCCTTTGCGGGAAACTGGCTGGAAGCTTCCGGTCCCACGCAGATCGAATTGGTGACAATTGATTGGCTGCGTCAGATGTGTGGGCTGCCGGAAACGGCTGGTGGATTGTTTGTTTCGGGCGGTTCGATGGCGAATCTGACGGCGTTGGTCGCCGCCAAGCAAGTGAAGCTGGACAATCGCATTGAAAATGCCGTCGTGTATTTTTCCGATCAAACGCATTCTTCACTGGAAAAGGCGTTGCGGATTCTGGGTTTTTCGCGCGATCAGATTCGCAAACTGCCATCGGATGAAAAGTTTAGATTGTTGCTACCTGAGCTTCGCCAAGCAGTTGCCGCCGATCGCGCAAATGGTCGCCGTCCGTTCTGCGTGATCGCCAACGCCGGAACCACCAACACCGGCGCTGTTGATCCGCTGAACGAAATTGCCGATTTCTGCGCGGCTGAAAATTTGTGGTTGCACGTGGACGGCGCGTATGGCGCGGCAGCTTGTTTGACCGAACGCGGAAAACAGTTGATGGCTGGAATTGAACGCGCCGATTCGCTTTCGCTTGATCCGCACAAGTGGTTATTTCAACCCTTTGAAATTGGCTGCGTGGTTTTGCGAGATCCTCGGATGCTGAAGATGGCGTTTCACACAATGGCCGAGTATTTAGAAGACACCAAACGCGCTGAAGAACAGGAAATCAACTTTTACGATTATGGCGTGCAACTGACGCGAGGCTTTCGCGCGCTGAAATTGTGGTTGTCACTGAAAACGTTTGGCGCAGCAGCATTTCGCCAAGCCATCGAGCACGGCTTTGAGCTGGCCGAATTCGCTGAAAGTCTGGTTCGTCAGACGAACTGCTGGGAAGTCATCAGTCCTGCGACAATGGGCATCCTTACATTTCGCTTCGTTCCGCATTATCAAGCATCGGAAGAAGAAATCAACGAACTCAACCGGCGAATTGTCGAAGCCCAGATCGAAGACGGCTTCGCGTTCGCCAATTCAACCGCCTTGCGAGGCCGCGTCGTCCAGCGTCTGTGCACCATCAATCACCGCACGACCAAAGATGATGTTCGCGCAACCATCGAAAAGCTGGAACAACTTGGTCGAGAAGTCGCTCACAAATTCAAAACCCTATGA
- a CDS encoding type II toxin-antitoxin system VapC family toxin, protein MKLLLDTHVFLWFISGDPRLQQDMRDAIQDASNEVYLSTVSVWEAIVKYQIGKLPLPQPPETYLPLQRQKHLIASLSLDEPSVAQLAQLPPIHRDPFDRMLICQAIQHSLIIVTVDHIFPNYTVNLF, encoded by the coding sequence ATGAAATTACTACTCGACACACACGTGTTCCTATGGTTCATCAGCGGCGATCCCAGGCTTCAACAGGACATGCGTGACGCAATCCAAGATGCCTCCAACGAAGTTTATCTCAGCACAGTTTCCGTTTGGGAAGCAATCGTTAAATATCAGATTGGTAAGCTGCCGCTTCCTCAACCGCCGGAAACATACCTTCCACTTCAACGGCAGAAACATCTCATCGCTAGCTTGTCACTTGATGAACCGAGTGTCGCTCAACTTGCCCAATTGCCACCAATTCATCGTGATCCCTTCGATCGAATGTTGATATGTCAGGCGATCCAACACAGCCTGATTATTGTCACTGTAGATCACATCTTTCCAAACTATACCGTCAACCTTTTCTGA